One genomic window of Quercus lobata isolate SW786 chromosome 9, ValleyOak3.0 Primary Assembly, whole genome shotgun sequence includes the following:
- the LOC115961963 gene encoding uncharacterized protein LOC115961963 yields MDPDFSIVGFSNGIYCLASYDRDRSDIIYLWNPNIRKLKKLKLATPCPDKYSYVGFGFVFDSQNDYFKILRLVAACNDIGVVSIYPESLNQNILAIKDANWLAYIANSVESLILLDDDIKFQGVGRYYKDELRR; encoded by the exons ATGGACCCAGATTTCAGCATAGTTGGCTTTTCTAACGGCATTTACTGCCTAGCTAGTTATGACAGAGATCGTAgtgatattatatatttgtggaACCCAAACATTAGAAAGTTGAAGAAGCTTAAACTAGCTACTCCCTGTCCTGACAAGTACAGTTAtgttggttttgggtttgtattTGATTCTCAAAACGATTACTTCAAGATTCTGAGACTTGTGGCTGCTTGT AATGACATTGGTGTGGTTTCAATTTATCCGGAGAGTCTAAATCAGAACATTCTTGCAATTAAAGATGCTAATTGGTTGGCTTACATAGCTAATTCAGTAGAGAGCTTGATTTTACTTGATGACG acaTTAAGTTCCAG GGAGTTGGTAGGTACTACAAGGATGAATTGAGGAGATGA
- the LOC115961964 gene encoding membrane protein of ER body-like protein, whose protein sequence is MSKLIFKIYFKHSTLKLSRYFNPELITGVFLIGHNLQELKNDQSTVVLNKTDEQVDRYQELLGQKRNFVLHASVAILSFLFFGLVPPVVYGFSFYQSDNRNLKLAVAAAAGLLCITVLAIVKAYTQKPSKWSIYITTILYYLSIGIGASGISYLAGYLVRKLIEKLRWFQSSVATIQPMSFEKLAWESY, encoded by the exons ATGTCcaagcttatatttaaaatatattttaaacatagtaCCTTAAAGCTCTCCCGGTATTTTAATCCAGAATTGATCACTGGAGTTTTTCTCATTGGTCACAAT CTTCAAGAATTGAAGAATGATCAATCTACAGTGGTCTTGAACAAAACAGATGAACAAGTGGATCGGTATCAAGAATTGCTGGGACAGAAAAGGAATTTTGTTCTCCATGCCTCAGTCGCCATATTatcattccttttttttggtttggtgcCTCCTGTGGTCTATGGCTTCTCATTTTATCAGAGTGACAACAGAAACCTTAAGCTCGCAGTAGCTGCAGCAGCTGGCCTTTTATGCATCACAGTACTTGCCATAGTTAAAGCTTACACCCAAAAGCCATCCAAGTGGAGCATTTATATAACAACTATACTTTACTACCTTTCTATTGGGATCGGGGCCTCTGGCATTTCTTACTTGGCAGGTTACCTAGTCAGGAAACTCATTGAGAAACTACGTTGGTTTCAGTCAAGTGTAGCTACCATTCAGCCCATGAGTTTTGAGAAACTTGCGTGGGAATCCTACTAA